One Danio rerio strain Tuebingen ecotype United States chromosome 7, GRCz12tu, whole genome shotgun sequence genomic window, TATGAGTTGATTAAAAGGCCTCAGCTGATTTTGAATAGCTGTATCTGCATAGAAAGAGACTTAGTGGTAACTTTGTAGATGTTTTTTATGCTCATATACTTGTCAAAAGTGAAATCATAATCGAGAACCACTTTAAACACCTCCATCTCATCCACTATAGTTTTTAATGTAAGAGTAGGCATACAGCATGCTTGTCTTActgtttttgtctcgtttctagtccaaatatcaataattctcaaatcaagaagtACCAAGAAGCAAACTGGTATTTCCTTTACTGTACCATTATGGGTGACACATCAAAGTTCAAAAGAAGACATATTGTTTATGTGCGTCTCTTGCACACCTGTCACCAAGGCAGCAGGTCTTTGTGATGTATTAAGAGCAACAATATTCAGAGTAATGTCAGAATACCACCAAGAAAGACAAATTACACCCAAAAGTAGTAACTGTGGAtgcaagaggaagctgtctgaaagggatgtccGGGTGCTAACCTGGATTGTATACAAAAAACCACAGCTGCCAAACTCACTGAAGAATTAAATGTACCTCAACTCTCCTGTTTTCACCGAAACTGTTCGTCAGGAGCTtcacagggtcaatgcacatggccgggctgctatagccaaacctcTGGTCACTCGTGCCAATGAGAAATGACGATTTCAATGGTGCCAGCAAACAAAAATTTTAAGCTGTGGACTATGTGAAGAATGTATTGTTTTCTACAGTCCACTTTCACAGTCTTCCCCCCGATctggagagttacggtgtggagaagccccaaagaagcatacCACCCAGATTGTTGCATGctcagagtgaagcatgggggtggatcagtgatggtttgggcagCAATATCATGGAAATCCCTAGGCCCAATACTTTTGCTAGATGGGCgtatcactgccaaggactactaaagcattctggaggaccatgtatTCCGAAGGCGGTGTCGTGTATCAAGATaattatttcaattcaattcacctttatttctagcactttttacaatgtagattttatgaaagcagttttacattgaACAATATAGTgatttgaaacagtgtcagttaaGTTTTCAGAGTCTAAGTTTAGTTCAGATCacctcagtttagtgtggtttaatattcactactGAGTTTTAATTTGATAGGtgcagtatttagtgtgctagtaaagatggcatccatactgctggtaaCTACATCAAGGTAATTTGCAGGTGCATTTCAAAATTTTCAAATAAGagaaagatcaggtaagttatttgtGAATTCATTTTTGGTGGACAGAATGAAAGTTCTACTAGGGCAATATATCGGTGCAGATCTGctaatttcaggtaaacacagcttatagtATAGAAGTAGtggtctgtaatatcatcactttgtggtataatgtctacatcAATGACCtcaattccataagacagaattagatgtaatgtatgctttaagccaggggtcaccaagcttgttcctggagggcagtgtcctgcagattttagctttaaccctaatgaaacacatctgaaccagctaatcaaggtcttactaggtatacttgaaacatccaggcaggtgtgttgaggtaagttggagctaaaccatgcagggacaccggccctacaagcccaagattggtgacccctgctttaagcgatgggttggaccaaGAATTTTCTTTATCCATTACTGACCATTACTGCATCAAGTGAATGCAGTAAATCCATAAACGCAAGCCCTAATGTATCGTTAGCATCATCTATGTGGATATTAGTCATGGGGATGTTATAATGCACCAATAAACAGCAAGTCAGGTGACAGactggtttgatgaacatgaaagggaagatgaacatctcccatggcctgctgTAACCAGATCAGCCACAGAAACTACTTTCTTTTGTCATCCAcatactaattcaccaacatcattttagagctaatatttgaatgattctctagtgtaatgtctaaaatgatgacaaaacaggtgacacatttcttctttctttctttttactaaaCTAGTCTGAAGTAACAAAAACGGTAGACTCATTAGAAATAAACAAATGGTCAACCAAAAAGTAACGCAACACAAAACtcaacagaaaataaatacattcctAATATGTCTCtctcacactcaacacactacaattactatggtataaataaagagatcgacttagaatgccACTTACCTGGTTTATCatgatttaatcagctgtagATTGTATTTTTGCGCTGAGGTTTTCTCCTCTAATGGCATACAACATTTCCATGTTGTGGATGGACAATGTCAACTGTCTTTACTCTGCTCAAGATGCCGATGCACCACCaaagttataaatattttaaatgggcattatctttataattaaactgcatagttgcaatctaaacaactacaattGCCAcctaaaagcctcaaaagtacattatgttgtgtAAGAGCtagaatatttgtcaaactgtagtcttCTGCTTGCCACTCGTGTAGGCAGACTAacacacaagagtgaagaggttGTACGAGTGCCGATATTGCAAAATATCGCATGGCTATCTGCCAATcaaagaaccagacagaacttttgtatgtgtgtgtgtgtgtgtgtgtgtgtgtgtacgtgtgtatgtatgtatgtatgtatgtaagtatgtgtatatatatatatatatatatatatatatatatatatatatatatatatatatatatatatataatcctatGCTATCATTTTAAGCCCATATTGCCCattcaatatttgttttgaattaattgcaaaaaacaataaaagacattcagttcagatgttgtattttctTGAATATCTCATATAAAgcctttaaaaaatttttttgacgGTGATAGAACTGAAGTCATTCAGCAGAGTGATATGGAACAGTAATATGGTCAAGACCTATCTGGACCTATTTTAGCTGTGAGATCCTCTGAAAATAACTGCAAACCTTGAAATGTTTACCCACCAACTAGATGCAAGCATTCAATAGTCATGTCGTATAAATAGGAATTACTAGCTGATTCAAAAAACAAGTTTATCATGCATGTAATGCAGGTCATAGCAAATACAAAGGCTTCATTATTTaaatctagcaaaaaaaaaaaaaaatagcaagaaATTATTCTTGAGAacacaatttaatattttaaatatatcatgaGTTATATGGTAAATATATCATGGGTTACATGATTATATATCATGAGTTTATATGTTTATgcttattttataatttcttGTTGTTGTTATAGCACTAATCAATTATTGAAAATAGAAAATTGATATATTACTCTATTTATTacttcacacatttttttttaaaatgagggTTAGTGGAAAAAGTGCACATAGGAGGGTTATTTTTGACACTGACAaacgtgcatgtgtgtttttgattCAGATGGAGGTGTGAAGGCACAACACTTGGTCAGTCCTGTGGTTGGAAAATTGTCAAACTTGCAAAGCGTGCGCAGGTACAAGCAAACaatttcttgaaaaatatttttgcacagaagggtcaataattctgactttaactgtatctccaaataacttaatataaactttaaatatttttgattttcttGAGATTTGTTGCGATTATGTCAGTGCTAAAGTGAATTGTTTCTCCGCTGATGTTCACCACATCAGTTCTCAGTCTGTATTGAGCATTGTCTTCCTGTCAGCTACTCTACAGGAAATGATGTCATACACTGTGGTCTCTAACTGGAGCTCTGCTTATCACGTTTTTTCCTTTTATAGACAGAAGATAAGTTTAAGCTTGACTCTGGGATTTGTGGTAGTAGACtagcaggtttttttttatcagtCTAAAAATCAAGTCATGAGGTTTTGCTTTTTGTTCATCTATTATCAGTTTGACGATGCATGTGCTTGTGGACGTTTGTGGTAAACATGTGGCTCAAATGACTTCAAAAGTAAGGGCCTCTGATGTGGTGCAATGGCTTTAAACACTCATGTTATATACATTGAACCTCCAGTGCTATGCAgaataatagctttttttttaactgacctttgattttttaacaaacaaaagattTGACATTATATAATTGGTCACATTTAATGGTAAGATTCTGTTagctaatgttagttaatgtatttattaacatgaatcaAAAATAAGTAGacgtgtacagcatttatttatcagaATTAAAAATCCTGGGTTATGCGGTGTGTTAAAAATGaaagccttttttaatttttattatatattaacttTAACAACGAtgaataaaaactgtaataagtgcatcattcattgtttattcatgtcATGTAATAAATACGTTGTATAACTTTGTTACCATTTAATATCTCTGAATCCAAAAATAGACTTACACTTTTCAGAAATTAGACATCTATTcaaaatattagttttggtaacactttattttgatggtttatttgagtattagtagactgtctgctaatGCTATCTACTGATTctactccttcaacagacatttaactgaaatTTTGCTAGTACATGTCaaattacactaaccctaaccccaacctaaaggGCACcacacaccggatgcgccgcgacacggcgcgcacatgacagttgaaagtatcacACTCCAGATGTGCACAATCGtatgctatttaaaatgaaactaatcagaCAGTGCTCTGTGGCgaggcagaaatatgaacagcgTCCTGAGTCTGgctgacttgcggcgccggtgtgtgtaccctgatagaaaacCTATGTTAAGAATTTTAAAATACATGCCGCTACACGGTGCGGCgtttctggtgtgtgacccccaaGAGTCTACTTACACTCTAATggtaattagttggcatgtagatgcaatctaacttaaaataaagtgtgacctcagTTTTTTCTCCAAAAATAACTTGAAAATATAGTATTATGTTCTGTATTTAATTCTGTATTTTTACAGGTgctttatataaattttaaaggGGGCGTACTATGCCCCTTCTTCAAGACACAAACGGGTTCTCTgttgtccctagagtgtgtatgtgaagatttagccaaaataaccaacaaatatttttgtacaactctttgaaactgcctctTTGAGGCtgtgatccaaattgtgccattttggtgacagTCGCTTTAAATGTGAGaaaaaaagagggtggagctgCAAAAATCTATAGGTCCTATCATATACCCGGCGCAATAAGACGCAATACCTGTATGGTGCAATCTGTTGCTtttttttagaccagcgcaaaCCTAATTTTCAtgtcttgcgccacattgtttaaatggcaaatacaTTTGCACCACGCTGTGAACTCATGGGTGTGACGGTCAaactaaacaaatgaaataaCAAAGGGAATTAcatatgtagactaatggatgtcttcagtgaagtgtGAAAAACACCATTTTCTTATCCACTAAAGTAAAGGAGTTAAGagtaaaaataaagagaaagtaaaaaagaggccgaatggaggaggcttgttctttatcctcacgcagatagtgtgtttaaatgttttttccacttacatattccatgtaaatagcaaatgtgccatggcgtgacgcaactgactcttaaagggaatgggagatgagactccgattggtttaatgcaggtgaTCATTAAAAcatacccataactcattaagagaataagcacaaccctgtcagcattttccattcttaaaatagcTAGTGTATTCGGAcaggcccttaatgcttttgcgccatgtgcttcagactttgcgcctagattgttaaaacaaAGCtccatgtgtcagcatagtggcatatTCGATACAGGACTAATATCGTCATTAATGGGTGAAACTTGCACCCTCTGATGACATTTCCCCCTCTGTTTCTgaagactgaaaaaaaataataaattatacatttttgtctATTAGAGGTTGGTTATATTCACATGTctttgccacacaactgtgtttaaacaccttataaaagtgatttttgcattataggtgtcctaattttattattattttactgcagtatccgAATACCAAATTCCACACATTATTTGAAAAACAGCTTACATGCTTTTTAGATTGTCAgtgttttattattcatttatcgaCTGGTAAATTTCCCATAACAACATACCTTTGTAGTTAAAAACATACTAACAAGCAGTTTTTTTCCAACCACAACACTGACCTCTATCCCACCTACTCTTTACTTCAACTCAACTTAACCCAATTTCCGAAGAGTAACCCATTTTCAGAGGAAATCACATTCGATGCTTTTACCATCAAAGGCTGCTGCTAGTGACTTAAGGTAAAGTGCATAGCTGGatggaaattaattattaattaaatagttttatttttttaattgtcagtgCATTTAAATTTGACACATTAAGGCCATTATAACACATCTCTATTTATATGCAATTTATATGCATTTGATTGTAATTTTAGTGTTTGTGTGGAATCATGTAGATACAGTTTGCTGTCCTTCAGCATAGGGAAGTGTGTATAAAGGCAGACCTCTTTACgcttctctctttcagtctcAGTATCAAGGAGGAACATGTCAGATGGTTTGAGGGGTCACAAACCTGTGATGGAAAACTGTAAGTCATTTCTGTTAGTGTCTTTACTATTTCTTTGttgatttatacattttatcTGCTCAGTTTCAGCAACAAGACTTACATTTTagcatataatataaatattttaatgttagtGAATTACAACAATGGGATAAAGCTAAAGTGGATGTTCTGGAGTTTAGTAACAATTCCATACCGTCTTGGTATGTGtttgattaaatgtatttattattattattattattattactattattaatagcTTTTCTCCCCAAGTAGTGCTGGTTTTCAGCAGCTGCTTAATATTTGAGCAGATTTTGGGCAGAGATATGATgtgcaatataataataaaaaaaaaagagtgtttaCATGACGTGTAGAACCAAAGAACATAGAGATATGATTTTTACAGATTTCTTTTTGTCAGGGCAAGTTTTAAATGTTGGTAAAACTGTTAAATGCTTAGTGAATGACATTCCTGAAGACATGAGTGATGATAATGATATGTACAGGAGACGTCAAAGTTATATGCTCAAGCAAATATGCTgatgagaaagttttatttgtgttCGGAACAGGTTAAAGTAAACCTCTTTAGAACTTATTGCAGTTCTTTATACACAGCTTCTGTggtatcatttttaaaaagtgagtctCCATTTACTGCAGGTTGCATACAATGATTGCATGAGGATGCTAAAAACATAGATGGTGTAGTGCAGGTGAATTATTCTGTAAATTAAGAGTTTGGTCATTTTTTTGCTTTGATGAGAAATGTGTTCTATAAGTTTATCTGTCGATTGGAGAATTTTCAGAATAGCACCTTAATGTTGTTGATAAATCCTTACTGAGGTGCGTTTTCAGCCAATTTTGATGAAATATTGGCTTAACTGGTGTTTTTTTAAGGTATATTGTGtggtttgtattgtttttgtcaGTCTTTCGTACTATTGGACCTAGTGTctggaataaagaaaataaatattatcattggtattattattattattaacaataatttgaatgttttttctctctttctcataTAGAGATTTTAATTTCAACTTGTTTGTCGACAATccttaaaatgattcattttttgATTCTAAcacttacatttttacagtgtaagtaactgttttactttttctttctttaaatgtctttaaaaatgttttaaactcacTTTAAGCCaaatataatgtattttcaaGTAAATCTTTATGACCCATTCTGTTTCATATTGATTTCATTAAGGCGACTCTAAGACAAACTGAAAAGCTGGACTTAATGTTTATATTGTACTTGGTGAAGAAACCAAATCTACCACAGACAATACTAACTtttgtttatttcaattttaGGCAGCTCAGAAACTACAGACATTCAGAATTATCTGAAGATTGTTCAAGCTGGAGACACGGTTAACTTCACGTGTagtttatttaatgaaataagaAACAGTGTGGTCTGGATCAAACAAAGTGTTGGAAAGAAACCTCTTCCAGTCGTTTCATCATTTCAAAATGTAGATCACAAATTTGACAATGACTTTGACAAACAAAAACGCTTTTTTGTAACAAAAGATGATGTCAGTTTTAATCTGAGCATCACAAACACAGAAGTATCAGACTCTGCAACTTACTATTGTATAACATATGCATATCATTTCACATTTGGAAACAGCACTGACCTCATAGTTAAAGGTAAGCAGATTATTCACTTTCTCTTCTAAATTGCATTAATTAGCAATATACCGTCATTATTTCTTTTACTTTCAGCTGGTGAACTGAACATCAAGTCTGATCATCAGAGATCAGCATCAGAGGATCTGCAGTGCAGCATCATCTCTCAGAGCTGTGCAGAAAAACACAAGGTCTACTGGTTTAGACAGGGCTCTGGAGAATCTCCTCCAGGAGTGATCTACACTCAGAACAACAGGAGCGCTCAGTGTGAGAAGAGCTCTGATCTCAACTCTACTGCACACAAATGCATCTACAGCCTGCCCAAGACTGATGAAGATCCTGCCATCTACTACTGCGCTGTGGCAGCTTGTGGACAAATACTGTTCGGAGATGGGCAGAAAGCTGGATTGAAAGGTGCACATTTACATTTGTTTCATTATTTCCTGTaacattagtattttattttaataatatagcctatatttttcTATTGCTACAGGTGAATGTTTTCAGACACATTGGATTACAGCTTTACTGATCATAACAGCTTCATCTATGATTGTGAATATCATTTTAAGTGTACAATTGCACAAGTACAGGCAAAAAGGTGGGTATTATTTCATCTCTTTATTATCTAT contains:
- the nitr2a gene encoding novel immune-type receptor 2a isoform X1; translated protein: MSDGLRGHKPVMENCSSETTDIQNYLKIVQAGDTVNFTCSLFNEIRNSVVWIKQSVGKKPLPVVSSFQNVDHKFDNDFDKQKRFFVTKDDVSFNLSITNTEVSDSATYYCITYAYHFTFGNSTDLIVKAGELNIKSDHQRSASEDLQCSIISQSCAEKHKVYWFRQGSGESPPGVIYTQNNRSAQCEKSSDLNSTAHKCIYSLPKTDEDPAIYYCAVAACGQILFGDGQKAGLKGECFQTHWITALLIITASSMIVNIILSVQLHKYRQKDRFYNTQSHQLSVDHADGLNYAALSFQQNPSTTRKSSERNLQDTAMYAHTRRQQM
- the nitr2a gene encoding novel immune-type receptor 2a precursor (The RefSeq protein has 10 substitutions compared to this genomic sequence); amino-acid sequence: MIHFLILTLTFLQCSSETTDIKNYLKIVQAGDTVNFTCSLFNEIRNSVVWIKQSVGKKPLPVVSSFQNVDHKFDNDFDKQKRFFVTKDDVSFNLSITNTEVSDSATYYCITYAYHFTFGNSTDLIVKAGELNIKSDHQRSASEDQQCSVISQSCAEEHKVYWFRQRSGESPPGVIYTQDSRSAQCEKSSDLNSTAHKCIYSLPKTDEDPAIYYCAVAACGQILFGDGKKAGLKDECFQTHWITALLIITASSMIVNIILSVQLHKYRQKDRFYNTQSHQLSVDHADGLNYAALSFQQNPSTSRKSSERNLQDTAMYAHTRRQQM